A stretch of Mesorhizobium sp. M2A.F.Ca.ET.046.03.2.1 DNA encodes these proteins:
- a CDS encoding BMP family ABC transporter substrate-binding protein — protein MKRIVLGLLAATAMVLPAFAADVQPAILYDLGGKFDKSFNEAAYHGAEKFKTETGVAYVEFEVSNASQREQALRRFAEDGRNPIVMAGFAWEDALKAVAKDYPDLNFAIIDDAVDLPNVRSLVFKENEGSYLVGILAAMASKSKKVGFIGGMDIPLIRKFECGYVGGAKSAGATDVIQNMTGDTPAAWNDPAKGGEIAKTQIDQGADVVYAAAGGTGVGVLQAAADAGKLGVGVDSNQNGLQPGKVLTSMMKRVDVAVYNAFMDGKNGTFKGGLQNLGLKEGGVDYAMDDNNKALVTDEMKAAVEKAKADIIAGKIEVHDYTADNKCPY, from the coding sequence ATGAAACGTATCGTTCTCGGCCTTCTGGCCGCAACCGCAATGGTTCTTCCGGCTTTCGCCGCGGACGTGCAGCCGGCCATCCTCTATGATCTGGGCGGCAAGTTCGACAAATCCTTCAACGAGGCCGCCTATCACGGCGCCGAGAAGTTCAAGACCGAAACCGGCGTCGCCTATGTCGAATTCGAAGTCTCGAATGCCTCGCAGCGCGAGCAGGCGCTGCGCCGCTTCGCCGAGGACGGCCGCAACCCGATCGTCATGGCCGGCTTTGCCTGGGAGGACGCGCTGAAAGCGGTCGCGAAAGACTATCCTGACCTGAACTTCGCCATCATCGACGATGCCGTCGACCTGCCCAATGTGCGCTCGCTGGTCTTTAAGGAGAACGAAGGCTCCTACCTCGTCGGCATCCTGGCGGCGATGGCATCGAAGTCGAAGAAGGTCGGCTTCATCGGCGGCATGGATATCCCGCTGATCCGCAAGTTCGAATGCGGCTATGTCGGCGGCGCCAAGTCGGCAGGTGCGACCGACGTCATCCAGAACATGACCGGCGACACGCCGGCCGCCTGGAACGACCCGGCCAAGGGCGGTGAGATCGCCAAGACCCAGATCGACCAGGGCGCCGACGTGGTCTACGCGGCGGCTGGCGGCACCGGCGTCGGCGTGCTGCAGGCGGCGGCGGATGCCGGCAAGCTCGGCGTTGGCGTCGATTCCAACCAGAACGGCCTGCAGCCGGGCAAGGTGCTGACCTCGATGATGAAGCGCGTCGACGTCGCCGTCTACAACGCCTTCATGGACGGCAAGAACGGCACCTTCAAGGGCGGCCTCCAGAATCTCGGCCTCAAGGAAGGCGGCGTCGACTACGCCATGGACGACAACAACAAGGCGCTGGTGACCGACGAGATGAAGGCAGCGGTCGAAAAGGCCAAGGCCGACATCATCGCCGGCAAGATCGAGGTGCACGACTATACCGCTGACAACAAGTGCCCCTATTGA
- a CDS encoding DUF2569 family protein yields MASIDQQPAGRPDSGLSFIPVAWLVIVMGLSAYGLISNWRLIGDFSLPDNVLFLIYGGLAGGVITILWGLYLLGLAFNRSARFPRHYTIWQVAIIIWILVRQAYVLLVSDFVFSAEGLGFTVAEIAVGLLCIYLLRNGAGAETVYANLETERPPVFVSIFAALLGIILGGVIGAFGGFFAGSLIADLTHMSCFEGACGFFAAFIGLGGLIVGAIAGGIFAIWRVNRRGPPRAR; encoded by the coding sequence GACCAGCAACCCGCGGGGCGGCCGGACAGCGGGCTTTCCTTCATCCCAGTGGCCTGGCTCGTCATCGTCATGGGCCTGTCGGCCTATGGCCTGATCTCGAACTGGCGGCTGATCGGCGACTTCAGCCTGCCGGATAACGTCCTCTTCCTGATCTATGGCGGCCTCGCCGGCGGCGTCATCACCATTCTGTGGGGGCTGTACCTGCTTGGTCTCGCCTTCAACCGATCGGCCCGTTTCCCGCGCCACTACACGATCTGGCAGGTCGCCATCATCATATGGATCCTGGTCCGCCAGGCCTATGTGCTGCTGGTGTCCGACTTCGTGTTCTCGGCCGAGGGGCTGGGCTTCACCGTCGCCGAGATCGCCGTCGGCCTGCTCTGTATCTATCTCCTGCGCAACGGGGCCGGCGCAGAGACGGTCTACGCCAACCTGGAGACCGAGCGGCCGCCGGTCTTCGTCTCGATCTTCGCCGCGCTGCTCGGCATCATCCTTGGCGGCGTGATCGGCGCATTTGGTGGGTTCTTCGCCGGTTCGCTGATCGCGGACCTGACGCATATGAGCTGCTTCGAGGGCGCCTGCGGATTTTTCGCCGCTTTCATCGGGCTGGGCGGCCTGATCGTCGGCGCGATCGCCGGCGGCATTTTCGCAATCTGGCGGGTCAACCGGCGCGGGCCGCCGCGGGCTCGGTAA